DNA from Bacillota bacterium:
AGTTCGAAACCGACTGGGGCGGGATGATGGCAGCTTCGGTGCTTATGACGATCCCGGTTCTCGCCTTGTTTGGAATTGCCGGGCGGTATCTGTTGCGCGGAATGTTAGCCGGGGCAGTCAAGGGCTAGGCAGCGCGGCCAGGCCGCACCCGGCTGTGTCCGGCTCAACAGGAAGGAGGCCTCCCGTAATGGCGGGCCGATGCGTCGTGATTGGAGCGGGACTGATGGGCAACCAGCACGCTGAGTACCTCACACGGTCCCGCCTAGTCGACATCGAAGGCGTCTGCGATGTGCGTCCGGAGGCAGCCCAGGCGCTGGCTTCGAAGGTCGGTGGGAAGGCCTACGTGAACGTGGAGCAGTGCCTGGACGAGACGAGACCTGACATAGCCCTCGTCGTTACTCCCGACTGGCTGCACCGGGAGCCGGTGGAGCTGGCGGCAAGGGCAAGGGTCCCGCTCATCCTCTGCGAGAAACCCCTCGCGACCACGGTGGCCGACGCCGAGGCGATGTTGACGGCCTGCGAGCAGAATCGTGTCCAGCTCGGGGTCCTGTTCCTGAACCGGTTCTACCCTCTCGACCGGGCCCTTCGCTACTTCGTCAAGGCCGGGTTGATGGGTGAGGTGACGCACGGGGAGGCGCGCCTCGACGACAGCATCGCTGTTCCGCTCTCGATGTGGAAAGAACGGAGCAGAGAATTCAGCAGTCGTAGTTCGCCTGTGCACTTTCTGCTGAGCCACGTGGTGGACCTGCTGGGTTTTTACCTGGAGCCCTCCAGGGTGCAGGAAGTGTCGGCGCTGGGTGGACGGAAGATACTGGCGGGCACCTGGGACTGGCTCGAGTGCGTGTTTTGGTTCGACAACGGGGCGGTCGTCAGGGTGAAGTCAGAGTGGGTGAAGCACATGGAGGGGGTGGTGGAGTTCTACGTCGCCCTGGGTGGGACGAAGGGGACCGCTGTCTACAACAAGGTCCCCGGCTTCGGAGTCAGGGGAGGGCTCAAGTTGTGCCGCAGAGACGGCGACGTGGACGAGCTGCTGGCACACGCAGCACAGCTGAACCAGCAAGGAATCCGTGCCCGGGTCGTCGCCAACGAAGCGTCTGTTGGGGCTCCCTACTCGCTCGAACTGTACCCGGAGGAGAATCCCCACGAGTGGGAAGCTGGTCTCGAGGCCTTTGTCGAGGGCTACCGCCGCGGGACGATGGAGGGCCTTCCTGGAGCGCGAGAGGCGCTCGAACAGGTTCGCGTGACCGAAGCCATCGAACAGTCGGCGAGGGAATCCAGGCCTGTTCAGATCGCCCGTCCCTGCTCTGAGCCGCACTAAACCGGAGCGGAGCAATCGTTGTGTGGAGGGTGAGATATGGGACGCGTTGAACAGAAGCTGAAGGAACTGGGTCTCGAACTGCCGCCTATGGCGCCCATTGGGAAACTGGAGCCAGTCAAGCAGGTGGGTAACCTGCTCTTTGTCTCAGGACACGGGCCCGAGAAGAATGGTAAGC
Protein-coding regions in this window:
- a CDS encoding Gfo/Idh/MocA family oxidoreductase; translated protein: MAGRCVVIGAGLMGNQHAEYLTRSRLVDIEGVCDVRPEAAQALASKVGGKAYVNVEQCLDETRPDIALVVTPDWLHREPVELAARARVPLILCEKPLATTVADAEAMLTACEQNRVQLGVLFLNRFYPLDRALRYFVKAGLMGEVTHGEARLDDSIAVPLSMWKERSREFSSRSSPVHFLLSHVVDLLGFYLEPSRVQEVSALGGRKILAGTWDWLECVFWFDNGAVVRVKSEWVKHMEGVVEFYVALGGTKGTAVYNKVPGFGVRGGLKLCRRDGDVDELLAHAAQLNQQGIRARVVANEASVGAPYSLELYPEENPHEWEAGLEAFVEGYRRGTMEGLPGAREALEQVRVTEAIEQSARESRPVQIARPCSEPH